The following proteins are encoded in a genomic region of Corylus avellana chromosome ca4, CavTom2PMs-1.0:
- the LOC132179356 gene encoding uncharacterized protein LOC132179356: protein MVGAFWGTRVMEIVKKHDSGGLVWKRIKLTTTRKANAKKRLLRVWQNEAVLRACSEPTPSKTSGVGTDVAGEKDSKSS, encoded by the exons atggtGGGTGCCTTCTGGGGGACGAGAGTGATGGAGATAGTGAAGAAGCATGACTCCGGAGGTTTAGTGTGGAAGCGAATCAAGCTCACCACCACTCGCAAAGCCAACGCCAAGAAGCGCCTTCTCCGCGTTTGGCAg AATGAGGCTGTCCTTAGGGCATGTTCTGAACCAACTCCTTCGAAAACTTCAGGGGTTGGTACTGATGTAGCTGGTGAGAAAGATAGCAAAAGCAGCTGA
- the LOC132178396 gene encoding endoglucanase 5 has translation MKSTVPCVFLALLVCMLLVATTAATGFNYADALDKSLLFFEAQRSGKLPSTQRVTWRGDSGLQDGYSQGVDLVGGYYDAGDHVKFGLPMAFSLTMLSWGAIEFRKEITELNQMGNTLWAIRWGTDYFMKAHPQPNVLWGQVGDGASDHYCWERAEDMTTSRSAYKLDANNPGSDLAGETAAALAAAAIAFKPYNSSYSNLLLLHAKQLFSFADTFRGLYDDSISCAKQFYTSSGYLDELLWAASWLYQATNDEYYLKYAVDNAAGFGGTGWSVREFSWDNKYAGVQILLSKVLLEGKGGAYTNTLKQYQAKADYFACACLQKNGGYNVFTTPGGLLYVREWNNMQYASSAAFLLAVYSDYLSAANAKITCPDGLIQPQDLLNFAKSQADYILGKNPKSMSYLVGYGPQYPTHVHHRGASIASMQVLHSAVGCVQGFDTWYYRPEGNPNVIYGALVGGPDKNDNFSDDRSNYEETEPTLSGSAPLIGLFSKLQGVNGISGNSYLAKQPVLVHQKPPTTPSTSYPYKTQAPGPPKSSEFIAAAPVEFLHSITSTWSLAQTTYYRHKVIIQNTSQKPITDLKLVIEKLSGPLWGLSSTNVKNIYELPQWQKVLNPGSECIFVYIQGGPQAVVSVLSYH, from the exons ATGAAATCTACAGTACCCTGTGTCTTCCTAGCGTTGCTGGTTTGCATGCTCCTCGTCGCCACAACCGCTGCGACGGGCTTCAACTATGCTGACGCCCTCGACAAGAGCTTGTTGTTCTTCGAGGCGCAAAGATCCGGTAAACTTCCATCAACTCAGCGAGTCACATGGCGGGGCGACTCGGGACTCCAGGATGGCTATTCACAAGGG GTGGACTTGGTTGGAGGGTATTATGATGCAGGAGATCACGTGAAGTTTGGGCTGCCAATGGCATTCAGTTTGACAATGCTTTCATGGGGAGCTATCGAGTTCAGGAAAGAAATTACAGAGTTAAACCAAATGGGGAACACATTATGGGCCATTAGATGGGGTACTGATTACTTCATGAAAGCACATCCACAGCCTAATGTTCTATGGGGACAG gTGGGCGATGGGGCATCTGATCATTATTGTTGGGAGCGAGCTGAAGACATGACAACTTCAAGAAGTGCTTACAAGCTTGATGCAAATAATCCTGGTTCGGACCTTGCTGGTGAAACTGCTGCTGCCTTGGCTGCGGCTGCCATAGCTTTCAAGCCTTATAACTCTTCCTACTCCAATCTACTTTTACTTCACGCCAAACAG CTTTTCTCATTTGCGGACACGTTCAGAGGTTTATATGATGACTCCATCTCGTGTGCCAAGCAATTCTACACATCATCTGGTTATTTG GATGAGCTATTGTGGGCTGCTTCCTGGCTGTACCAAGCAACCAATGATGAGTACTACTTGAAGTATGCAGTGGACAACGCTGCAGGCTTTGGTGGGACAGGATGGTCGGTCAGGGAATTCTCATGGGATAACAAATATGCAGGTGtacaaatccttctttcaaagGTACTGCTGGAGGGAAAAGGGGGTGCCTACACTAACACACTAAAGCAATATCAGGCCAAGGCCGACTACTTTGCCTGTGCTTGTCTCCAAAAAAATGGTGGCTACAATGTCTTCACAACTCCTG GGGGCTTATTGTACGTACGTGAATGGAACAACATGCAATACGCCTCATCGGCAGCATTTCTTCTTGCTGTGTACTCTGATTACCTCTCTGCAGCAAACGCCAAGATCACCTGTCCAGATGGCCTAATTCAACCTCAAGACCTCCTCAATTTCGCCAAGTCACAG GCTGATTACATTCTTGGCAAAAACCCAAAGTCCATGAGTTACTTGGTTGGTTACGGACCACAGTATCCGACCCATGTTCACCATAGAGGTGCTTCTATAGCCTCTATGCAAGTTCTCCATTCTGCGGTTGGATGCGTACAAGGCTTCGACACATGGTACTATCGCCCTGAGGGAAATCCTAATGTCATCTATGGAGCCCTGGTGGGCGGTCCGGATAAGAATGATAACTTCTCCGATGACCGCTCCAATTACGAAGAAACCGAACCTACACTCTCTGGCTCTGCTCCTCTAATTGGCCTCTTCTCTAAGCTTCAGGGTGTAAATGGTATTTCAG GTAATTCCTATCTCGCAAAACAACCAGTACTGGTCCACCAAAAACCACCAACAACACCAA GTACTAGCTATCCCTACAAAACACAGGCACCTGGCCCCCCAAAATCATCAG AATTTATTGCAGCTGCCCCGGTTGAGTTTCTTCACTCCATAACTAGCACATGGAGTCTAGCACAAACGACTTATTACCGCCACAAGGTGATAATACAAAACACATCTCAGAAGCCAATTACAGATCTCAAGCTGGTGATTGAGAAGCTCTCGGGGCCTCTCTGGGGCCTCTCTTCAACTAATGTAAAGAACATCTACGAGCTTCCTCAGTGGCAGAAAGTCTTGAACCCTGGCTCAGAGTGCATTTTTGTTTACATACAAGGTGGCCCTCAAGCTGTGGTTTCAGTTCTAAGCTACCACTAA